A section of the Bradyrhizobium oligotrophicum S58 genome encodes:
- a CDS encoding tyrosinase family protein produces MSMGLRQTRRTFMATAAMAAAGTVISPAPGRAAAKYRRYSVTSPEGQKMLASYAKGVAAMLQLPASHPQNWFRNAFIHLMDCPHGNWWFYVWHRGYLGYFEQSIRALSGDDNFALPYWDWTELAEIPAGMFDGVLTPTDKAYQPFTANLAVFTSFIKPTLADYWNGLSKDQRGQLDIRGYKSIDAVWNDVTGFSPSANAGISGNEAFATTCASRYLSRDNPKLDAKTAYDVSPFVIMAGLLPTDFYNADNYLSFTSSKTASHNTQPNGTTKFSTLEGLPHNKVHNYIGGVGPLDPGPYGNMTNFLSPVDPIFFLHHSNMDRLWDVWTRKQKRLNLPYLPQGSDLKTFSDEPFLFYADGKGGYVGPSKAGDYISTDRFDYDYAPGFGEDIVNPPAVASAPQAKPQQGSVKANAGTVKIPGDALEAHLAATRPQPLMAQITLPRPSGYSTVREFDVLVNAPANVTQVTADSPYYAGTIAFFGAMMPGMVMTMDATFAVPLPKKQEAFTALRAAPNQPLSIRIVPSGGVGAAPALKSLSVGPLRP; encoded by the coding sequence ATGAGCATGGGATTGCGACAGACACGCCGTACATTCATGGCAACGGCCGCGATGGCCGCAGCGGGCACGGTGATCTCGCCGGCGCCAGGCCGCGCCGCCGCAAAATATCGCCGCTACAGCGTCACGAGCCCCGAAGGGCAGAAGATGCTGGCGAGCTACGCCAAGGGCGTCGCAGCGATGCTGCAACTGCCGGCGAGCCATCCGCAGAACTGGTTCCGCAATGCGTTCATTCATCTGATGGACTGCCCGCACGGAAACTGGTGGTTCTACGTCTGGCACCGCGGCTATCTCGGCTATTTCGAGCAATCGATCCGCGCACTCAGCGGCGACGACAATTTCGCGCTGCCGTATTGGGACTGGACCGAGCTGGCGGAAATTCCGGCGGGCATGTTCGACGGCGTGCTGACGCCGACCGACAAGGCCTATCAGCCGTTCACCGCGAACCTCGCGGTCTTCACCTCGTTCATCAAGCCGACCCTGGCCGACTACTGGAACGGCCTGTCGAAAGACCAGCGCGGGCAGCTCGACATCCGCGGCTACAAGTCGATCGACGCCGTCTGGAACGACGTCACCGGCTTCTCGCCCTCCGCCAATGCCGGCATCTCCGGCAATGAGGCGTTCGCGACGACCTGCGCGTCGCGCTATCTGTCGCGCGACAATCCGAAGCTCGATGCCAAGACCGCTTATGACGTCTCGCCCTTCGTGATCATGGCCGGCCTGCTGCCGACCGACTTCTACAATGCCGACAACTATCTGAGCTTCACCAGCTCGAAGACCGCTTCGCACAACACCCAGCCGAACGGCACGACCAAGTTCTCGACCTTGGAAGGTCTGCCGCACAACAAGGTTCACAACTACATCGGTGGTGTCGGGCCGCTGGATCCCGGTCCCTACGGCAACATGACCAACTTCCTGTCGCCGGTCGATCCGATCTTCTTCCTGCATCATTCGAACATGGACCGGCTGTGGGACGTGTGGACGCGCAAGCAGAAACGCCTCAACCTGCCCTATCTGCCGCAGGGCAGCGACCTGAAGACCTTCTCCGACGAGCCGTTCTTGTTCTACGCGGACGGCAAGGGCGGTTATGTCGGACCGAGCAAGGCCGGCGACTACATCTCGACCGACCGCTTCGACTACGACTACGCGCCGGGCTTCGGCGAGGACATCGTCAATCCGCCGGCAGTCGCCTCGGCGCCGCAGGCCAAGCCGCAGCAGGGCTCGGTCAAGGCCAATGCGGGCACGGTGAAGATTCCCGGCGATGCGCTCGAAGCGCATCTGGCGGCGACGCGGCCGCAGCCGCTGATGGCGCAGATCACGCTGCCCCGCCCAAGCGGTTATTCGACCGTGCGCGAGTTCGACGTCCTGGTTAACGCGCCCGCCAATGTCACCCAGGTGACAGCCGACAGCCCCTATTACGCCGGCACGATCGCGTTTTTCGGCGCGATGATGCCGGGCATGGTCATGACCATGGATGCGACCTTTGCCGTGCCGCTGCCGAAGAAGCAGGAGGCGTTCACCGCCTTGCGCGCCGCACCCAACCAGCCGCTGAGCATCCGTATCGTGCCCTCGGGCGGCGTCGGTGCTGCGCCGGCGCTGAAATCCCTGTCGGTCGGACCGCTGCGCCCGTGA
- a CDS encoding oxygenase MpaB family protein: MIVSEADLERRLDEVLSAPAGAGDGVLPPDSVMWRVHREAALFLGAGRALLLQLAHPWVAAGIAGQSKVFADPLGRFHRTFGIVYTMVFGTRAQAVAVARRLYRRHAAVDGVMAETVGPFAAGSRFLANDVEALRWVHATLVETAMMSYGLLRPPLTEAEREQYWREAMRFAALFGIPRDALPPDWTSFKAYTAAMMQSDTLTVSTAARDIARRIFAGEATWIGPPRWFTALTAEMLPDRLRQGFDLPYGERDRRSAARARIWLPRAYGLLPERLRTVGPYQEAMARIRGEACPPFTRLLNRGWIGQPSMASPFEQARSSPARSD; the protein is encoded by the coding sequence GTGATCGTCAGCGAGGCCGATCTCGAGCGCCGCCTGGACGAGGTGCTGTCCGCGCCGGCTGGCGCGGGCGATGGCGTGCTGCCGCCCGACAGCGTGATGTGGCGCGTGCATCGCGAGGCCGCCTTGTTTCTCGGTGCGGGCCGCGCGCTGCTGCTGCAGCTCGCCCATCCCTGGGTGGCGGCCGGAATTGCTGGCCAGTCGAAAGTGTTCGCCGATCCGCTCGGCCGCTTCCACCGCACGTTCGGCATCGTCTACACGATGGTGTTCGGCACGCGCGCGCAGGCGGTCGCTGTGGCACGCCGGCTGTATCGGCGTCATGCCGCCGTCGACGGCGTGATGGCCGAGACGGTCGGGCCGTTCGCGGCCGGCTCGCGCTTTCTCGCCAATGACGTCGAGGCGCTGCGCTGGGTCCATGCCACGCTGGTGGAGACGGCGATGATGTCATACGGCCTGTTGCGGCCGCCGCTGACGGAGGCCGAGCGCGAGCAATATTGGCGCGAGGCGATGCGCTTCGCGGCCCTGTTCGGAATTCCGCGCGACGCGCTGCCGCCGGACTGGACGTCGTTCAAGGCCTATACCGCTGCGATGATGCAATCGGACACGCTCACCGTCAGCACGGCCGCGCGCGACATCGCACGGCGCATCTTCGCGGGCGAGGCGACATGGATCGGCCCGCCGCGCTGGTTCACCGCGCTGACGGCCGAGATGCTGCCGGATCGGCTGCGGCAGGGCTTCGATCTGCCGTACGGAGAGCGCGACCGCCGCAGCGCTGCGCGTGCCCGCATTTGGCTGCCGCGCGCCTACGGCTTGCTGCCGGAGAGACTGCGCACCGTCGGCCCCTATCAGGAGGCGATGGCGCGGATCCGCGGCGAGGCATGCCCGCCGTTCACCCGGCTGCTCAACCGCGGCTGGATCGGCCAGCCGAGCATGGCGAGCCCGTTCGAGCAGGCCCGGTCCAGCCCCGCGCGGAGCGACTGA
- a CDS encoding glutathione S-transferase family protein, whose amino-acid sequence MSDLSSFPITTRWPAQHPDRIQLYSLPTPNGVKVSIMLEETGLPYEPHAIDFGKDDQKTPEFLSLNPNGKIPAIIDPDGPGGKPLGLFESGAILHYLAEKTGQFLPADPARRWQTLEWVHFQMGGIGPMFGQLGFFHKFAGREYEDKRPLQRYVAESKRLLGVLEARLDGRQWIMDGDYTIADIASLGWVRNLIGFYGARELVAFDELKHVPAWLERGLARPAVQRGLEIPKRP is encoded by the coding sequence ATGTCCGATCTCTCCAGCTTCCCGATCACCACGCGCTGGCCGGCGCAGCATCCCGACCGCATCCAGCTCTATTCGCTGCCGACGCCGAACGGCGTGAAGGTTTCGATCATGCTGGAGGAGACCGGACTGCCTTACGAGCCGCACGCGATCGATTTCGGCAAGGACGATCAGAAGACGCCGGAGTTTCTCTCGCTCAACCCCAATGGCAAGATTCCCGCGATCATCGATCCCGACGGCCCCGGCGGCAAGCCGCTCGGCCTGTTCGAGTCCGGCGCGATCCTGCACTATCTCGCCGAGAAGACGGGACAATTCCTCCCCGCCGATCCGGCGCGGCGCTGGCAGACCCTCGAATGGGTGCATTTCCAGATGGGCGGCATCGGGCCGATGTTCGGCCAGCTCGGCTTCTTCCATAAATTCGCGGGACGCGAGTACGAGGACAAGCGGCCGCTGCAGCGCTACGTCGCCGAATCCAAGCGGCTGCTCGGCGTGCTCGAAGCCCGGCTGGACGGCCGGCAATGGATCATGGACGGCGACTACACCATCGCCGACATCGCGAGCCTCGGCTGGGTGCGCAACCTGATCGGTTTCTACGGCGCGCGCGAGCTCGTCGCCTTCGATGAATTGAAGCACGTTCCGGCCTGGCTGGAGCGCGGCCTGGCGCGGCCGGCCGTGCAGCGCGGGCTGGAGATCCCGAAGCGGCCGTGA
- a CDS encoding Acg family FMN-binding oxidoreductase gives MNRRQVLIGGGSALAAAALGAGTWRAATGTMREYDEYSSRLRAPLSPEIADVIRYATLAANGHNTQPWRFRVTGDAIEIRPDPARRTPVVDPDDHHLFVSLGCAATNLAIAAAASGRPGEVAIDGQTVRYGFTNAKPHDDPLLAAIVRRQSTRADYDGRAVPPGDLAALQAAAAMQGVDLALITDRTVIANIRDLVVAGNDAQMRDVAFMRELKSWLRFNPRSAMATGDGLFAAASGNPSLPSALGGIAFDHLFNAAAENDKYARQIGSSAGLAVFAAEQADPAHWIRVGQACQRFALEATRLGLKLAFINQPVEVAALRPELARVIGTSRRPDIVLRFGYGPTLPYAPRRPVREVLSS, from the coding sequence ATGAATCGACGGCAGGTCCTGATAGGAGGCGGCAGCGCGCTTGCAGCGGCGGCGCTCGGCGCCGGCACTTGGCGCGCCGCAACCGGCACGATGCGCGAGTATGACGAGTATAGCAGCCGGCTGCGCGCGCCGCTGTCGCCCGAGATCGCCGACGTGATCCGCTACGCGACGCTCGCAGCCAACGGCCACAACACCCAGCCGTGGCGGTTTCGCGTCACCGGCGATGCGATCGAGATCCGCCCCGATCCGGCGCGGCGCACGCCGGTGGTCGATCCGGATGACCATCATCTGTTCGTCAGCCTCGGCTGCGCCGCCACCAATCTCGCGATCGCAGCGGCTGCGAGCGGCCGACCGGGCGAGGTTGCCATCGACGGACAGACCGTGCGCTACGGCTTTACGAACGCCAAGCCGCATGACGATCCGCTGTTGGCCGCGATCGTTCGCAGGCAGTCGACACGCGCCGACTATGACGGACGTGCCGTGCCGCCGGGCGATCTCGCGGCGCTGCAGGCTGCTGCGGCCATGCAAGGCGTCGATCTTGCTCTCATCACGGATCGCACCGTGATCGCGAACATCCGTGATCTCGTCGTCGCCGGCAACGACGCACAGATGCGCGACGTAGCGTTCATGCGCGAGCTGAAGTCCTGGCTGCGGTTCAATCCGCGCAGCGCGATGGCGACGGGGGACGGCCTGTTCGCGGCCGCGAGCGGCAATCCCTCATTGCCGAGTGCGCTCGGCGGCATCGCCTTCGACCACCTCTTCAACGCAGCAGCGGAGAACGACAAATATGCGCGCCAGATCGGCTCATCGGCCGGTCTTGCCGTGTTCGCGGCCGAGCAGGCCGATCCCGCGCACTGGATCAGGGTCGGGCAGGCGTGTCAGCGCTTCGCGCTCGAGGCGACACGGCTCGGTCTCAAGCTCGCCTTCATCAACCAGCCGGTCGAAGTGGCCGCCTTGCGCCCCGAACTGGCGCGCGTGATCGGGACGAGCAGGCGGCCGGACATCGTGCTGCGCTTCGGCTATGGCCCCACGTTGCCCTATGCACCGCGGCGGCCTGTTCGCGAGGTGCTGAGTTCATGA
- a CDS encoding TROVE domain-containing protein, whose protein sequence is MVRLNTFLRAFTHEGAPSRQLPPVQALQRTLMSCLLWEDQFYEDGIAIADRIKSLVPQVEPREVAQLAVRAREEMKLRHAPLLVAREMARLPQHRALVAETLSRIIQRPDEMTELLAIYWADALGPQQQRKRQPVSAQVKKGLAKAFPKFDAYQLAKYDREGPVRLRDVLFLVHARPKDAAQEAAWKQLVDGELASPDTWEVALSAGADKRASFERLIAEKRLGALALLRNLRLMQQAGVPRATVAAAIETMRTDRILPYRFITAARHAPDFEPELEQAMLRAIKSYARLPGRTRLLIDVSGSMFASLSAKSEMTRADAACGLAILAREVCDEVEIFTFSDAVVKVPPRRGFALRDAILGSQPHSGTYLGRAVKEVDRNGDRLIVFTDEQSHDPVPSPRARGTIVNVASYQHGVGYGPWTRVDGFSEAVIAWIAAQEESSRGAPLH, encoded by the coding sequence ATGGTCAGGCTCAACACGTTCCTGCGCGCCTTCACCCATGAGGGTGCGCCATCCCGACAGCTCCCGCCCGTCCAGGCGCTGCAGCGCACGCTGATGAGCTGCCTGCTGTGGGAAGACCAGTTCTACGAGGACGGGATCGCGATCGCCGATCGCATCAAGTCGCTCGTGCCGCAGGTCGAGCCGCGCGAGGTGGCTCAGCTCGCGGTCCGTGCGCGCGAGGAGATGAAGCTGCGGCACGCGCCGCTGCTCGTCGCCCGCGAGATGGCGCGGCTGCCACAGCACCGTGCGCTGGTGGCCGAGACGCTGTCGCGCATCATCCAGCGGCCGGACGAGATGACCGAGCTGCTCGCCATCTACTGGGCGGACGCTCTCGGTCCGCAGCAGCAGCGCAAGCGGCAGCCGGTCTCGGCCCAGGTCAAGAAGGGGCTGGCGAAGGCGTTCCCCAAGTTCGATGCCTATCAGCTCGCGAAGTATGACCGCGAGGGGCCGGTGCGGCTGCGCGACGTCCTGTTCCTGGTTCACGCCAGGCCCAAGGACGCCGCTCAGGAGGCGGCGTGGAAGCAGCTCGTCGATGGCGAGCTGGCCTCGCCCGACACCTGGGAGGTCGCGCTGTCGGCCGGTGCGGACAAGCGTGCGAGCTTCGAGCGGCTGATCGCAGAAAAGCGGCTCGGGGCGCTGGCGCTGCTGCGCAACCTGCGCCTGATGCAGCAGGCGGGCGTGCCGCGGGCAACCGTCGCGGCCGCGATCGAGACGATGCGGACGGACAGGATCCTGCCGTATCGGTTCATCACGGCGGCACGGCACGCGCCCGACTTCGAGCCTGAGCTCGAGCAGGCGATGCTGCGCGCGATCAAGAGCTACGCGCGGCTTCCGGGCCGCACGCGGCTGCTGATCGACGTCTCCGGCTCGATGTTCGCGAGCCTGTCCGCGAAGTCGGAGATGACGCGCGCGGACGCAGCGTGCGGGCTGGCGATCCTCGCCCGCGAGGTCTGCGACGAGGTGGAGATCTTCACGTTCAGCGACGCTGTCGTGAAGGTGCCGCCGCGCCGCGGCTTTGCGCTGCGCGATGCGATCCTCGGGTCGCAGCCGCATTCCGGGACCTATCTCGGTCGTGCGGTCAAGGAGGTCGACCGCAACGGCGACCGCTTGATCGTCTTCACTGACGAGCAGAGCCACGATCCGGTGCCATCGCCTCGGGCGCGCGGGACCATTGTCAACGTGGCGTCGTACCAGCACGGGGTCGGCTACGGACCCTGGACGCGGGTCGACGGCTTCTCCGAGGCCGTGATCGCCTGGATCGCGGCGCAGGAGGAGAGCTCGCGAGGCGCGCCCCTGCACTGA
- a CDS encoding glycerophosphodiester phosphodiesterase family protein: MSRFWKCAGLLALLCAGFVFVNNTSLLVAKTAGRPLLLAHRGVSQQFDRTGLTGDTCTAARMLRPTHDYLENTIASMRASFAAGADIVEFDVHPTTDGLFAVFHDWTLDCRTDGKGVTREHAMTELRRLDIGYGYTADGGQTFPFRGKGIGLMPSLDEVLATFPDRSFLINIKSNDPTEGRLLAAALAQIDAAQRSRLMVYGGDAPIAMLRAALPDLKVMSRGMLKGCLLRYIGYGWTGLIPSACRNMLVLAPINVAPWLWGWPDRFLQRMARAGSSAFVIGSYHGESFSAGLDTPDDIARLPENFDGGVMTDEIETVAPLLKRAPRGDQVK; encoded by the coding sequence GTGAGCAGATTCTGGAAATGCGCTGGCCTGCTCGCACTGCTGTGCGCCGGCTTCGTGTTCGTCAACAACACCAGTCTGCTGGTCGCGAAGACGGCTGGGCGGCCGCTGCTCCTGGCCCATCGCGGTGTGTCGCAGCAATTCGATCGCACCGGTCTGACGGGCGATACCTGCACGGCTGCGCGCATGCTGCGGCCAACTCATGATTATCTCGAGAATACCATCGCCTCCATGCGCGCGAGCTTCGCCGCCGGCGCCGATATCGTCGAATTCGACGTGCATCCGACCACTGACGGCCTCTTCGCGGTGTTCCATGACTGGACGCTCGACTGCCGCACCGACGGCAAGGGCGTCACGCGCGAGCATGCGATGACGGAGCTGCGGCGCCTCGACATCGGCTATGGGTACACGGCCGATGGAGGCCAGACCTTCCCGTTTCGCGGCAAGGGCATCGGCTTGATGCCGTCGCTGGACGAGGTCTTAGCGACGTTTCCGGACAGGTCGTTTCTGATCAATATCAAGAGCAATGATCCCACGGAAGGCCGGCTGCTTGCGGCGGCGTTGGCGCAGATCGATGCGGCACAACGCAGCCGGCTGATGGTCTATGGCGGCGACGCGCCGATCGCGATGCTCAGGGCCGCGCTGCCGGATCTCAAGGTGATGTCGCGCGGCATGCTGAAGGGCTGCCTGCTTCGCTATATCGGCTACGGCTGGACGGGGCTGATTCCGTCCGCGTGCCGGAACATGCTGGTCCTGGCTCCGATCAACGTCGCGCCCTGGCTTTGGGGCTGGCCGGATCGATTCCTCCAGCGAATGGCACGAGCCGGAAGCAGCGCCTTCGTCATCGGCTCCTATCACGGCGAGTCGTTCTCTGCCGGGCTGGATACGCCCGACGATATCGCCCGGCTGCCCGAGAACTTCGACGGAGGCGTGATGACCGATGAGATCGAAACCGTGGCGCCGCTGCTGAAGCGGGCTCCGCGAGGCGATCAAGTGAAGTAG
- a CDS encoding Lin0512 family protein, translated as MARVRCITEMGMGVDVHGRDATKAARRAVSDAIRHSSLGFFRMVGKTPQDMFVDVTIGVPNPEAVDTAAVAKELPYGTVTVTAVKGGLEIPAEAGSDAIIIANAAVLVHLDDGR; from the coding sequence ATGGCGCGCGTCCGCTGTATCACCGAGATGGGCATGGGCGTCGACGTCCATGGCCGCGATGCCACCAAGGCCGCCAGGCGCGCGGTGTCGGATGCGATCCGCCATTCCAGCCTGGGCTTCTTTCGCATGGTCGGCAAGACGCCGCAGGACATGTTCGTGGACGTCACCATCGGCGTGCCGAATCCGGAGGCCGTCGACACCGCAGCGGTCGCCAAGGAGCTGCCCTACGGCACGGTAACCGTCACCGCCGTGAAGGGCGGGCTGGAGATTCCGGCCGAGGCCGGCAGCGACGCGATCATCATCGCCAATGCCGCGGTGCTGGTGCATCTCGACGATGGCAGGTAG
- a CDS encoding DeoR/GlpR family DNA-binding transcription regulator, which yields MLQEDRHQRIRALLATVGRATTDRIATDLGVSRETVRRDVLALEARGELRRVHGGVAAIAPEAEPPITVRARVRLAEKTRIAQAAARMVSPGQTLFLDVGSTVSILARELATLSGLTIVTNSFEVATIIGGAPSERSNRVIVLGGELGSTLPATFGSTTVAEIQRFQADVALLSPVGVDHRYGATSFDIEEANVARAMAAAARRVLILADHSKIGQTSRVAYCAPERIDSLITDARAAEEPALGALRGVVGDVVIA from the coding sequence ATGCTGCAGGAGGACCGCCATCAGCGCATCCGCGCGCTGCTCGCCACCGTCGGTCGCGCGACCACCGACCGCATCGCCACCGATCTCGGCGTCTCCCGCGAGACCGTGCGCCGCGACGTGCTGGCGCTGGAGGCGCGCGGCGAGCTTCGCCGTGTCCATGGCGGCGTCGCCGCGATCGCGCCGGAGGCGGAGCCGCCGATCACGGTGCGCGCCCGCGTGCGGCTGGCCGAGAAGACGCGGATCGCGCAGGCGGCGGCGCGCATGGTCAGCCCAGGCCAGACGCTGTTTCTCGACGTCGGCTCGACGGTCTCGATCCTCGCCCGCGAGCTCGCGACTTTGTCGGGCCTGACCATCGTCACCAACTCGTTCGAGGTCGCGACCATCATCGGCGGCGCCCCGAGTGAGCGCAGCAACCGCGTCATCGTGCTCGGCGGCGAGCTCGGCAGCACCCTGCCGGCGACGTTCGGCTCGACCACTGTTGCCGAGATCCAGCGCTTCCAGGCCGACGTCGCGCTGCTGTCGCCGGTCGGCGTCGACCACCGCTACGGCGCGACCAGCTTCGACATCGAGGAGGCCAACGTCGCCCGCGCGATGGCGGCAGCCGCCAGGCGCGTGCTGATCCTCGCCGACCACAGCAAGATCGGCCAGACCAGCCGCGTCGCCTATTGCGCGCCGGAGCGCATCGACAGCCTGATCACCGATGCGCGCGCCGCGGAGGAACCCGCGCTCGGCGCACTGCGCGGCGTGGTCGGCGACGTCGTGATCGCCTGA
- a CDS encoding ABC transporter permease subunit — protein MSLAAVEIGERSSFRLRRAGNDRLLIAAAIALPCLALLIFFVFPLTMMLWRSLVADDGSIGFANYLALLRTPGILKATLNSLTLGIATTAVCLILGFVQAYAMTRTSVPGARIVSAVLALPMLAPSLVLGLGLIFLLGRNGLISGMLGKRIDIYGFPGLLIADVLYALPQAVLILKAALSHADARYYDAAEVMGAGRWRQFVDITLPNVKFGLLSAGFVVFTVTITDFGNAAVIGGDYAVLATEIYNQVTGQMKFGIGAAVGLLLLAPTGLAVYIERVAAQRQFGGGSEGAVPPQQSFVPARDIPLSIVTGLSTLSVLAVIGVVVYASFMRLWPYRLSFTLKHYDITLSGGYAPLWTSLLVSLFAAGLGTLLLFALVYGLRRLPSWPAKIVYLVAVMPVGVPGLVLGLSYIFAFNIAGSPLSVLYGSTLLLALCNFYHYHTQGFLTMVTGMRAVPPALEEAATCLGSGAAQVLANVIVPVMSPTLVSVFFFLFMRSMVTLSAVIFLVTPSLGIAAVSVMRLDEAGFVSQAAAFSTCIMAVVCAAALVMQLSLKWLAARSGRR, from the coding sequence GTGAGTCTGGCTGCCGTCGAGATCGGCGAGCGCAGCAGCTTTCGCCTGCGGCGGGCCGGCAATGATCGCCTGCTGATCGCCGCCGCCATCGCGCTGCCGTGCCTCGCGCTGCTCATCTTCTTCGTTTTCCCGCTGACGATGATGCTGTGGCGCAGCCTGGTCGCCGACGACGGCAGCATCGGCTTTGCCAACTATCTCGCGCTCTTGCGCACGCCCGGCATCCTCAAGGCGACGCTCAACAGCCTGACGCTCGGCATCGCCACGACCGCCGTCTGCCTGATCCTCGGCTTCGTGCAGGCCTATGCGATGACCCGCACAAGCGTGCCCGGTGCGCGCATCGTCTCGGCGGTGCTGGCGCTGCCGATGCTGGCGCCGTCGCTGGTGCTCGGCCTCGGACTGATCTTCCTGCTCGGACGCAACGGGCTGATCAGCGGGATGCTCGGCAAGCGCATCGACATCTACGGCTTCCCGGGTCTGCTGATCGCCGATGTGCTCTATGCTCTTCCGCAGGCGGTGCTGATCCTGAAAGCGGCGCTCTCCCATGCCGACGCCCGCTACTACGACGCCGCCGAGGTGATGGGGGCGGGGCGCTGGCGGCAGTTTGTCGACATCACCCTGCCGAACGTGAAGTTCGGCCTGCTCAGCGCCGGCTTCGTCGTGTTCACGGTCACCATCACCGATTTCGGCAATGCCGCCGTTATCGGCGGCGACTATGCCGTGCTGGCGACTGAGATCTACAACCAGGTCACCGGGCAGATGAAGTTCGGCATTGGCGCCGCGGTCGGCCTGCTGCTGCTCGCGCCGACCGGCCTCGCCGTCTATATCGAGCGCGTCGCGGCGCAGCGCCAGTTCGGCGGCGGGTCCGAGGGCGCGGTGCCGCCGCAACAGAGCTTCGTGCCGGCGCGGGACATCCCGCTGTCCATCGTCACGGGCCTTTCGACCCTCTCCGTGCTCGCGGTCATCGGCGTCGTCGTCTATGCCAGCTTCATGCGGCTGTGGCCGTACCGGCTGAGCTTTACGCTCAAGCATTACGACATCACGCTGAGCGGCGGCTACGCGCCGCTGTGGACCTCGCTCCTGGTGTCGCTGTTCGCCGCGGGGCTCGGCACGCTGCTGCTGTTCGCGCTGGTCTATGGCCTGCGCCGGCTGCCGTCGTGGCCGGCCAAGATCGTCTATCTCGTCGCCGTCATGCCGGTCGGCGTGCCCGGCCTCGTGCTGGGCCTGTCCTACATATTCGCCTTCAACATCGCGGGATCGCCACTGTCGGTGCTGTACGGCTCGACCTTGCTGCTCGCGCTGTGCAACTTCTATCACTACCATACCCAGGGCTTCCTCACGATGGTGACCGGCATGCGCGCAGTGCCGCCGGCGCTGGAGGAGGCGGCGACCTGCCTCGGCAGCGGCGCTGCGCAAGTGCTCGCCAATGTCATCGTTCCCGTGATGTCGCCCACGCTGGTCTCCGTGTTCTTCTTCCTGTTCATGCGCTCGATGGTGACCTTGTCCGCGGTCATCTTCCTGGTCACGCCCTCGCTCGGCATCGCCGCAGTCTCCGTCATGCGGCTCGACGAGGCCGGCTTCGTGTCGCAGGCCGCGGCGTTCTCGACCTGCATCATGGCGGTGGTCTGCGCCGCCGCCCTGGTGATGCAGCTGTCGCTGAAATGGCTGGCGGCGCGGAGCGGACGTCGCTGA
- a CDS encoding ABC transporter ATP-binding protein, with the protein MTLELDRLHKTFDEFIALDRISLKVEGSEFVCLLGPSGCGKTTLLRIIAGLLTQDSGRLLLDGQDLSAVPARERGFGIVFQSYSLFPNMTVAENIGYGMRIRKVDRARITARVAELLELIKLPHLADRLPYQLSGGQQQRVALARAVAVDPRLILLDEPLSALDAKVRADLRVEIRELQRRLGIPTIMVTHDQEEAMMLSDRIVCLNAGRIEQVGAPQELYLRPATKFVADFMGSSNLLPTDWVRDAMPALLTSRPDGADADYLACLRPEHVRLQPLDAGEARVVDVTFLGNISRTRVAWKGRELMVQTGPVDGVTPGTAVAVSADAAGCGWVRA; encoded by the coding sequence ATGACGCTCGAGCTCGACCGCCTGCACAAGACGTTCGACGAGTTCATCGCGCTCGACCGCATCTCGCTCAAGGTCGAGGGCAGCGAGTTCGTCTGCCTGCTCGGGCCGAGCGGCTGCGGCAAGACCACGCTTCTCCGCATCATCGCAGGCCTGCTGACCCAGGACTCTGGCCGGCTGCTGCTCGACGGCCAGGACCTCAGCGCGGTGCCGGCGCGTGAGCGCGGCTTCGGCATCGTGTTCCAGTCCTACTCGCTGTTCCCCAATATGACGGTGGCCGAGAATATCGGCTACGGCATGCGCATCCGAAAGGTCGATCGCGCCAGGATCACGGCGCGCGTCGCCGAGTTGCTGGAGCTGATCAAGCTGCCTCATCTGGCCGACCGGCTGCCCTACCAGCTCTCCGGCGGCCAGCAGCAGCGCGTCGCGCTGGCCCGCGCCGTGGCGGTCGATCCCCGGCTGATCCTGCTCGACGAGCCGCTGTCCGCACTCGACGCCAAGGTGCGGGCGGACCTGCGCGTCGAGATCCGCGAGCTGCAGCGCAGGCTCGGCATCCCCACCATCATGGTCACCCACGACCAGGAGGAGGCGATGATGCTGTCCGACCGCATCGTCTGCCTGAATGCCGGCCGCATCGAGCAGGTCGGCGCGCCGCAGGAGCTCTATCTGCGCCCTGCGACGAAGTTCGTCGCCGATTTCATGGGCAGCAGCAATCTGCTGCCGACCGACTGGGTGCGCGACGCGATGCCGGCGCTGCTGACCTCGCGGCCTGATGGCGCCGATGCGGACTATCTCGCCTGCCTGCGTCCCGAGCATGTCCGGCTTCAACCTCTCGACGCCGGCGAGGCGAGGGTGGTCGACGTCACCTTCCTCGGCAACATCAGCCGCACCCGCGTTGCCTGGAAGGGCCGCGAGCTGATGGTGCAGACCGGTCCTGTCGACGGCGTCACGCCGGGCACCGCGGTTGCCGTGTCCGCCGACGCCGCCGGCTGCGGCTGGGTGCGCGCGTGA